A region from the Canis lupus dingo isolate Sandy chromosome X, ASM325472v2, whole genome shotgun sequence genome encodes:
- the LOC112673249 gene encoding properdin translates to MSTPGQAPQLLLLLLTLLPAKGSVPIWCFTQYEESSGKCQGFLGKGIRVEDCCLNPAYAFQEPGSKLCQACRSPRWSPWSAWAPCSVTCTEGSQLRHRRCIGRGGQCPEKVEPGTLEWQLQACEDQPCCPEMGGWSNWGPWTPCSVTCSKGTRTRQRICNQPTPKCGGQCPGKPQESETCDTQQVCPVHGAWAVWGPWSACSGSCHGGPSAPAESRSRKCSAPEPSKVPPGKPCPGSEREKRPCSGLPPCPVAGGWGAWGPVSPCPVTCGMGQTLEKRMCNHPAPQHGGPPCAGDAVRTHICNTAVPCPVNGEWGSWEEWSTCARRGINIMCKAIPGQQTRSRSCKGRKFDGQRCVGEQQDIRHCYNIQHCDWKGLWSEWSTWGLCVPPCGPMPIRTRQRLCMAQLPKFSPTITVVEGQGEKNVTFWGKPSAQCETLQGQKVVVEETRPCLHVPACKDPQDEKP, encoded by the exons ATGTCCACCCCAGGGCAGGCTCCTCAGTTGCTACtgctgctgctcaccctgctgcCAGCCAAAG GCTCAGTCCCCATATGGTGCTTCACCCAGTATGAGGAATCTTCTGGCAAGTGCCAGGGCTTCCTGGGGAAAGGTATCCGTGTGGAAGACTGCTGTCTCAACCCTGCCTATGCCTTCCAGGAGCCTGGCAGCAAGCTCTGTCAGGCATGCAG GTCCCCACGATGGTCACCGTGGTCTGCGTGGGCCCCCTGCTCGGTGACCTGCACTGAGGGATCCCAATTGCGGCACCGGCGCTGCATAGGCCGTGGTGGGCAGTGCCCTGAGAAGGTGGAGCCCGGGACCCTTGAGTGGCAGCTGCAAGCCTGTGAGGACCAGCCGTGCTGTCCTG agatGGGTGGCTGGTCCAACTGGGGGCCCTGGACCCCTTGCTCTGTCACCTGTTCCAAAGGGACCCGGACCCGTCAGCGAATATGTAACCAACCCACCCCCAAGTGTGGCGGCCAGTGCCCAGGAAAACCACAGGAGTCTGAGACCTGTGACACCCAGCAGGTCTGCCCCG TACACGGGGCCTGGGCTGTTTGGGGCCCCTGGAGCGCCTGCTCGGGTTCCTGCCACGGTGGACCCAGCGCACCTGCCGAGAGTCGAAGCCGCAAGTGTTCTGCACCTGAGCCCTCCAAGGTGCCTCCTGGGAAGCCCTGCCCAGGGTCAGAACGTGAGAAGCGGCCCTGCTCTGGTCTGCCACCCTGCCCAG tggctgggggctggggggcgtgGGGCCCTGTGAGCCCCTGCCCTGTGACCTGTGGCATGGGCCAGACCCTGGAAAAACGGATGTGTAATCACCCTGCGCCCCAGCATGGGGGCCCCCCCTGCGCTGGCGATGCCGTCCGAACCCACATCTGCAATACAGCTGTGCCCTGCCCTG TGAATGGAGAGTGGGGGTCCTGGGAGGAGTGGAGCACTTGTGCCCGTCGGGGCATAAACATCATGTGTAAGGCGATCCCAGGCCAGCAGACACGCTCCAGGAGCTGCAAGGGCCGCAAGTTTGATGGACAGCGGTGTGTTGGAGAACAACAAGATATCCGTCACTGTTACAACATTCAACACTGTGACT GGAAAGGCTTATGGTCAGAGTGGAGTACCTGGGGTCTGTGCGTACCCCCATGTGGACCCATGCCCATCCGCACCCGCCAGCGCCTCTGCATGGCCCAGCTCCCCAAGTTCTC GCCAACCATTACTGTGGTCGAAGGTCAGGGTGAGAAGAACGTGACCTTCTGGGGGAAACCTTCAGCACAGTGCGAGACGCTGCAGGGGCagaaggtggtggtggaggagacTCGGCCATGTCTACACGTGCCTGCCTGCAAAGACCCTCAGGATGAGAAGCCCTAA